A stretch of Rhinopithecus roxellana isolate Shanxi Qingling chromosome 12, ASM756505v1, whole genome shotgun sequence DNA encodes these proteins:
- the PABPC4 gene encoding polyadenylate-binding protein 4 isoform X2, translated as MNAAASSYPMASLYVGDLHSDVTEAMLYEKFSPAGPVLSIRVCRDMITRRSLGYAYVNFQQPADAERALDTMNFDVIKGKPIRIMWSQRDPSLRKSGVGNVFIKNLDKSIDNKALYDTFSAFGNILSCKVVCDENGSKGYAFVHFETQEAADKAIEKMNGMLLNDRKVFVGRFKSRKEREAELGAKAKEFTNVYIKNFGEEVDDESLKELFSQFGKTLSVKVMRDPSGKSKGFGFVSYEKHEDANKAVEEMNGKEISGKIIFVGRAQKKVERQAELKRKFEQLKQERISRYQGVNLYIKNLDDTIDDEKLRKEFSPFGSITSAKVMLEDGRSKGFGFVCFSSPEEATKAVTEMNGRIVGSKPLYVALAQRKEERKAHLTNQYMQRVAGMRALPANAILNQFQPAAGGYFVPAVPQAQGRPPYYTPNQLAQMRPNPRWQQGGRPQGFQGMPSAIRQSGPRPTLRHLAPTGNAPASRGLPTTTQRVGSECPDRLAMDFGGAGAAQQGLTDSCQSGGVPTAVQNLAPRAAVAAAAPRAVAPYKYASSVRSPHPAIQPLQAPQPAVHVQGQEPLTASMLAAAPPQEQKQMLGERLFPLIQTMHSNLAGKITGMLLEIDNSELLHMLESPESLRSKVDEAVAVLQAHHAKKEAAQKDSKAK; from the exons CTGAGCGGGCTTTGGACACCATGAACTTTGATGTGATTAAGGGAAAGCCAATCCGCATCATGTGGTCTCAGAGGGATCCCTCTTTGAGAAAATCTGGTGTGGGAAATGTCTTCATCAAGAACCTGGACAAATCTATAGATAACAAGGCACTTTATGATACTTTTTCTGCTTTTGGAAACATTCTGTCCTGCAAG GTGGTGTGTGATGAGAACGGCTCTAAGGGTTATGCATTTGTCCACTTCGAGACCCAAGAGGCTGCCGACAAGGCCATCGAGAAGATGAATGGCATGCTCCTCAATGACCGCAAAGT ATTTGTGGGCAGATTCAAGTCTCGCAAAGAGCGGGAAGCTGAGCTGGGAGCCAAAGCCAAGGAATTCAccaatgtttatataaaaaactTTGGGGAAGAGGTGGATGATGAGAGTCTGAAAGAGCTATTCAGTCAGTTTG GTAAGACCCTAAGTGTCAAGGTGATGAGAGATCCCAGTGGGAAATCCAAAGGCTTTGGCTTTGTGAGTTACGAAAAACACGAGGATGCCAATAAG GCTGTGGAAGAgatgaatggaaaagaaataagTGGTAAAATCATATTTGTAGGCCGTGCACAAAAGAAAGTAGAACGGCAGGCAGAGTTAAAACGGAAATTTGAGCAGCTGAAACAGGAGAGAATTAGTCGATATCAG GGGGTGAATCTCTACATTAAGAACTTGGATGACACTATTGATGATGAGAAATTAAGGAAAGAATTTTCTCCTTTTGGATCAATTACCAGTGCTAAG GTAATGCTGGAGGATGGAAGAAGCAAAGGGTTTGGCTTCGTCTGCTTCTCATCTCCCGAAGAGGCAACCAAAGCAGTCACTGAGATGAATGGACGCATTGTGGGCTCCAAGCCACTATATGTTGCCCTGgcccagaggaaggaagagagaaaggctCATCTGACCAACCAGTATATGCAACGAGTGGCTGGAATGAGAGCACTTCCTGCCAATGCCATCTTAAATCAGTTCCAGCCTGCGGCGGGTGGCTACTTCGTGCCAGCAGTCCCACAG GCTCAGGGAAGGCCTCCATATTATACACCTAACCAGTTAGCGCAGATGAGGCCTAATCCACGCTGGCAGCAAGGTGGGAGACCTCAAG GCTTCCAGGGAATGCCAAGTGCTATACGCCAGTCTGGGCCTCGTCCAACTCTTCGCCATCTGGCTCCAACTGGTAATGCTCCGGCCTCTCGTGGCCTCCCTACTACCACTCAGAGAGTCG GGTCTGAGTGCCCGGACCGCTTGGCTATGGACTTTGGTGGGGCTGGTGCCGCCCAGCAAGGGCTGACTGACAGCTGCCAGTCTGGAG GCGTTCCCACAGCTGTGCAGAACTTAGCGCCACGCGCTGCTGTTGCCGCTGCTGCTCCCCGGGCTGTTGCCCCCTACAAATACGCCTCCAGTGTCCGCAGCCCTCATCCTGCCATACAGCCTCTGCAG GCACCCCAGCCTGCGGTCCATGTGCAGGGGCAGGAGCCACTGACTGCCTCCATGCTGGCTGCAGCACCCCCCCAGgaacagaagcagatgctgg GAGAACGCTTGTTCCCACTCATCCAAACAATGCATTCAAACTTGGCTGGGAAGATCACGGGAATGCTGCTGGAGATTGACAACTCTGAGCTGCTGCACATGTTAGAGTCCCCCGAGTCTCTCCGCTCCAAG GTAGATGAAGCTGTAGCAGTTCTACAGGCTCATCATGCCAAGAAAGAAGCTGCCCAGAAG GATTCAAAAGCCAAATAA
- the PABPC4 gene encoding polyadenylate-binding protein 4 isoform X3, with protein sequence MNAAASSYPMASLYVGDLHSDVTEAMLYEKFSPAGPVLSIRVCRDMITRRSLGYAYVNFQQPADAERALDTMNFDVIKGKPIRIMWSQRDPSLRKSGVGNVFIKNLDKSIDNKALYDTFSAFGNILSCKVVCDENGSKGYAFVHFETQEAADKAIEKMNGMLLNDRKVFVGRFKSRKEREAELGAKAKEFTNVYIKNFGEEVDDESLKELFSQFGKTLSVKVMRDPSGKSKGFGFVSYEKHEDANKAVEEMNGKEISGKIIFVGRAQKKVERQAELKRKFEQLKQERISRYQGVNLYIKNLDDTIDDEKLRKEFSPFGSITSAKVMLEDGRSKGFGFVCFSSPEEATKAVTEMNGRIVGSKPLYVALAQRKEERKAHLTNQYMQRVAGMRALPANAILNQFQPAAGGYFVPAVPQAQGRPPYYTPNQLAQMRPNPRWQQGGRPQGFQGMPSAIRQSGPRPTLRHLAPTGSECPDRLAMDFGGAGAAQQGLTDSCQSGGVPTAVQNLAPRAAVAAAAPRAVAPYKYASSVRSPHPAIQPLQAPQPAVHVQGQEPLTASMLAAAPPQEQKQMLGERLFPLIQTMHSNLAGKITGMLLEIDNSELLHMLESPESLRSKVDEAVAVLQAHHAKKEAAQKVGAVAAATS encoded by the exons CTGAGCGGGCTTTGGACACCATGAACTTTGATGTGATTAAGGGAAAGCCAATCCGCATCATGTGGTCTCAGAGGGATCCCTCTTTGAGAAAATCTGGTGTGGGAAATGTCTTCATCAAGAACCTGGACAAATCTATAGATAACAAGGCACTTTATGATACTTTTTCTGCTTTTGGAAACATTCTGTCCTGCAAG GTGGTGTGTGATGAGAACGGCTCTAAGGGTTATGCATTTGTCCACTTCGAGACCCAAGAGGCTGCCGACAAGGCCATCGAGAAGATGAATGGCATGCTCCTCAATGACCGCAAAGT ATTTGTGGGCAGATTCAAGTCTCGCAAAGAGCGGGAAGCTGAGCTGGGAGCCAAAGCCAAGGAATTCAccaatgtttatataaaaaactTTGGGGAAGAGGTGGATGATGAGAGTCTGAAAGAGCTATTCAGTCAGTTTG GTAAGACCCTAAGTGTCAAGGTGATGAGAGATCCCAGTGGGAAATCCAAAGGCTTTGGCTTTGTGAGTTACGAAAAACACGAGGATGCCAATAAG GCTGTGGAAGAgatgaatggaaaagaaataagTGGTAAAATCATATTTGTAGGCCGTGCACAAAAGAAAGTAGAACGGCAGGCAGAGTTAAAACGGAAATTTGAGCAGCTGAAACAGGAGAGAATTAGTCGATATCAG GGGGTGAATCTCTACATTAAGAACTTGGATGACACTATTGATGATGAGAAATTAAGGAAAGAATTTTCTCCTTTTGGATCAATTACCAGTGCTAAG GTAATGCTGGAGGATGGAAGAAGCAAAGGGTTTGGCTTCGTCTGCTTCTCATCTCCCGAAGAGGCAACCAAAGCAGTCACTGAGATGAATGGACGCATTGTGGGCTCCAAGCCACTATATGTTGCCCTGgcccagaggaaggaagagagaaaggctCATCTGACCAACCAGTATATGCAACGAGTGGCTGGAATGAGAGCACTTCCTGCCAATGCCATCTTAAATCAGTTCCAGCCTGCGGCGGGTGGCTACTTCGTGCCAGCAGTCCCACAG GCTCAGGGAAGGCCTCCATATTATACACCTAACCAGTTAGCGCAGATGAGGCCTAATCCACGCTGGCAGCAAGGTGGGAGACCTCAAG GCTTCCAGGGAATGCCAAGTGCTATACGCCAGTCTGGGCCTCGTCCAACTCTTCGCCATCTGGCTCCAACTG GGTCTGAGTGCCCGGACCGCTTGGCTATGGACTTTGGTGGGGCTGGTGCCGCCCAGCAAGGGCTGACTGACAGCTGCCAGTCTGGAG GCGTTCCCACAGCTGTGCAGAACTTAGCGCCACGCGCTGCTGTTGCCGCTGCTGCTCCCCGGGCTGTTGCCCCCTACAAATACGCCTCCAGTGTCCGCAGCCCTCATCCTGCCATACAGCCTCTGCAG GCACCCCAGCCTGCGGTCCATGTGCAGGGGCAGGAGCCACTGACTGCCTCCATGCTGGCTGCAGCACCCCCCCAGgaacagaagcagatgctgg GAGAACGCTTGTTCCCACTCATCCAAACAATGCATTCAAACTTGGCTGGGAAGATCACGGGAATGCTGCTGGAGATTGACAACTCTGAGCTGCTGCACATGTTAGAGTCCCCCGAGTCTCTCCGCTCCAAG GTAGATGAAGCTGTAGCAGTTCTACAGGCTCATCATGCCAAGAAAGAAGCTGCCCAGAAGGTGGGCGCTGTTGCTGCTGCTACCTCTTAG
- the PABPC4 gene encoding polyadenylate-binding protein 4 isoform X1: MNAAASSYPMASLYVGDLHSDVTEAMLYEKFSPAGPVLSIRVCRDMITRRSLGYAYVNFQQPADAERALDTMNFDVIKGKPIRIMWSQRDPSLRKSGVGNVFIKNLDKSIDNKALYDTFSAFGNILSCKVVCDENGSKGYAFVHFETQEAADKAIEKMNGMLLNDRKVFVGRFKSRKEREAELGAKAKEFTNVYIKNFGEEVDDESLKELFSQFGKTLSVKVMRDPSGKSKGFGFVSYEKHEDANKAVEEMNGKEISGKIIFVGRAQKKVERQAELKRKFEQLKQERISRYQGVNLYIKNLDDTIDDEKLRKEFSPFGSITSAKVMLEDGRSKGFGFVCFSSPEEATKAVTEMNGRIVGSKPLYVALAQRKEERKAHLTNQYMQRVAGMRALPANAILNQFQPAAGGYFVPAVPQAQGRPPYYTPNQLAQMRPNPRWQQGGRPQGFQGMPSAIRQSGPRPTLRHLAPTGNAPASRGLPTTTQRVGSECPDRLAMDFGGAGAAQQGLTDSCQSGGVPTAVQNLAPRAAVAAAAPRAVAPYKYASSVRSPHPAIQPLQAPQPAVHVQGQEPLTASMLAAAPPQEQKQMLGERLFPLIQTMHSNLAGKITGMLLEIDNSELLHMLESPESLRSKVDEAVAVLQAHHAKKEAAQKVGAVAAATS, encoded by the exons CTGAGCGGGCTTTGGACACCATGAACTTTGATGTGATTAAGGGAAAGCCAATCCGCATCATGTGGTCTCAGAGGGATCCCTCTTTGAGAAAATCTGGTGTGGGAAATGTCTTCATCAAGAACCTGGACAAATCTATAGATAACAAGGCACTTTATGATACTTTTTCTGCTTTTGGAAACATTCTGTCCTGCAAG GTGGTGTGTGATGAGAACGGCTCTAAGGGTTATGCATTTGTCCACTTCGAGACCCAAGAGGCTGCCGACAAGGCCATCGAGAAGATGAATGGCATGCTCCTCAATGACCGCAAAGT ATTTGTGGGCAGATTCAAGTCTCGCAAAGAGCGGGAAGCTGAGCTGGGAGCCAAAGCCAAGGAATTCAccaatgtttatataaaaaactTTGGGGAAGAGGTGGATGATGAGAGTCTGAAAGAGCTATTCAGTCAGTTTG GTAAGACCCTAAGTGTCAAGGTGATGAGAGATCCCAGTGGGAAATCCAAAGGCTTTGGCTTTGTGAGTTACGAAAAACACGAGGATGCCAATAAG GCTGTGGAAGAgatgaatggaaaagaaataagTGGTAAAATCATATTTGTAGGCCGTGCACAAAAGAAAGTAGAACGGCAGGCAGAGTTAAAACGGAAATTTGAGCAGCTGAAACAGGAGAGAATTAGTCGATATCAG GGGGTGAATCTCTACATTAAGAACTTGGATGACACTATTGATGATGAGAAATTAAGGAAAGAATTTTCTCCTTTTGGATCAATTACCAGTGCTAAG GTAATGCTGGAGGATGGAAGAAGCAAAGGGTTTGGCTTCGTCTGCTTCTCATCTCCCGAAGAGGCAACCAAAGCAGTCACTGAGATGAATGGACGCATTGTGGGCTCCAAGCCACTATATGTTGCCCTGgcccagaggaaggaagagagaaaggctCATCTGACCAACCAGTATATGCAACGAGTGGCTGGAATGAGAGCACTTCCTGCCAATGCCATCTTAAATCAGTTCCAGCCTGCGGCGGGTGGCTACTTCGTGCCAGCAGTCCCACAG GCTCAGGGAAGGCCTCCATATTATACACCTAACCAGTTAGCGCAGATGAGGCCTAATCCACGCTGGCAGCAAGGTGGGAGACCTCAAG GCTTCCAGGGAATGCCAAGTGCTATACGCCAGTCTGGGCCTCGTCCAACTCTTCGCCATCTGGCTCCAACTGGTAATGCTCCGGCCTCTCGTGGCCTCCCTACTACCACTCAGAGAGTCG GGTCTGAGTGCCCGGACCGCTTGGCTATGGACTTTGGTGGGGCTGGTGCCGCCCAGCAAGGGCTGACTGACAGCTGCCAGTCTGGAG GCGTTCCCACAGCTGTGCAGAACTTAGCGCCACGCGCTGCTGTTGCCGCTGCTGCTCCCCGGGCTGTTGCCCCCTACAAATACGCCTCCAGTGTCCGCAGCCCTCATCCTGCCATACAGCCTCTGCAG GCACCCCAGCCTGCGGTCCATGTGCAGGGGCAGGAGCCACTGACTGCCTCCATGCTGGCTGCAGCACCCCCCCAGgaacagaagcagatgctgg GAGAACGCTTGTTCCCACTCATCCAAACAATGCATTCAAACTTGGCTGGGAAGATCACGGGAATGCTGCTGGAGATTGACAACTCTGAGCTGCTGCACATGTTAGAGTCCCCCGAGTCTCTCCGCTCCAAG GTAGATGAAGCTGTAGCAGTTCTACAGGCTCATCATGCCAAGAAAGAAGCTGCCCAGAAGGTGGGCGCTGTTGCTGCTGCTACCTCTTAG